In the Trichoderma atroviride chromosome 4, complete sequence genome, ACGCTGCGACTTGGGAACAGACTTGAGGTTTTGCAGAGGCAGCGTACCGTATGCCACATCCCACTCCTACATCTAGCTATGAATAAATGCTAATATGAAACAGGCTGCTGATGAAGCGCCGGCGAGAGCACATCGAGTGTGAATCACggcctgggctgggctgcatCATCTACGGCACTCCCACTTGTCCCAACCGCAAACGGGGCATGAAAGCATGGCAACGCTGGCTTGAAACAAAGTTTACCATTGAACTGCGCTGGGTTTTGGTGGCGCTACTTGTGGTTTTATGCAGCTGGCTCTGCACATTCTTATGGCAATGATGGGAATTGGATGCGCTGCGCTGGATCGCAAGGCTTTAAATACGGATACGCTCCAAAATATTTAACTAATGTTTAATAACACAACTATGGCGAATAGCCCACGAATATGAAAGCCTGATATGACTTTATTCCCACATCAGCATCACTCAGTACATATATTCATCAATCAGCTACTGTCCACTAGTTTAAAGACCAAGATTTCGAAGTGAAGTATGGAAGAGCGAAACAGTTTTATCTAAACTGATTTCGAACAAAACTGTAGAATCCGCATACTGGGTTTATGAGCATTCAGAATTTGAAGCTTCATTCTACCAAAAGTCTCCTGTTATCGGGATCTCACACCTACTGCCGCCAAAGGCCCTCCGCGACGACCGAGAACATATCCTGTTTAAGACTCTGCGAGACAGgtaaaagaagacgaggcaGCGACAATTAAAGATAACTGACAATGACTATACATCTGAGAATCTCGGGTTGAAGCTAAGTTAGCTTTGCTGAGACTCCAGAGTGGGCGCAGACGGCAATGGCCATTCTGTCAAGGGACGTATTTGACAAATGCTGTCCTTTGCCTCCTCTAACGTTGGTATAATGGGTATAGATTGTTTTTCTTTACGTGACCTACTGCGGCACACCTAGTTGTTTCCTGCTCCTCAGCTCGTCTTCAGTTTAGTTCTTCTTCATTACTATTGCATTCTAGTTTCTAGTCACCTCTCCTAGATCGTAACTGAGTTTTAGTGCCTTTAGTGTTCTAGATTACTCTCTTTGCTCCTTTTCTCATTCCCCGCGATGTCTTTTTCGTAATTCTTCACACAAGTAAGACTTGTGTTAAAAATGAGCGATTTATCTACTGTACTACAATTCATGATTTCTGCTCTAAACTGGCTTGTTATTGAACAGCctcattttttttgtcaCGTTATGCTCCAAGTACTTTAGGGAGTTGCTTTTATGgaatttaatatttagtcTATCTAAATCTCATCGTTCGCTTGCAAGGGGCCCTTCAGCTCCTTCAACCCTCCGTAGTCAACTATCTGATCGTTGATAGTACAAACCGCCCCTTACGTTGATATAGCCTTTCTGGTTATTATTCCAACTCTTCGCGCCTTAGAGAGGCTATAAGCGGCTTAAACTGCTGTTCACCAAAACAAGTCAGAGGATCAATCTTAGCGGCAATGGAGAATTATGTTGAAGATTTCCGTCAAGATACATCCGCCCGACATAATACTGTTGCGAGAAGGAttgttaataaatataaatgTACTAAgagattttttctttctttttcccctttgaCTTACGCTGTAACGATTGATAGATCAAAGTTGGCCACCTGCATGCCACATGAATCTCGGACACTGGGCAATCCTTCCACTCCCATAACATCTCCAAACGGTGTATCAGCATAACCTTTGCAATCCCCAAGAGCTGACTTGTACGCCGTGGCTATAAATATGTAGCACCCTGTCAAAAAGACTTCTCCAGGAATGATGAGAAGTGAGAGAGCCCATATTTTCTTACGGCCGCCGGAAAATGTACCAAGGCCCAAGAACAAAGTAACGAGGTTCCCCGCAGTACCTACGGCCACAAGCTCTTGGGCGATGGTTATGCTCCGAGTGgcatgaagatgatgagaattCATCATACCCAGGAAAATAGAATTCATTATAAGAATGCCCAAGGTTAATGTCAGCCGACAGGAGCGCACAAGTACCTGAACGAGTCCGAGTGCGCTGCTTGCTTTATCATGCTCTGCCATAGTAGATGTCTGCGTGGCGAGAATGTattgctgccaaggccaGTATGTAGATGGCGTGAAGGGAATATGCAAAAGGATAAGATGCGTGGGGAGGATCAAACCGAAGTtggctgaagagagagagcgacTAGAaatctttttgctctttatATATTTGAATACGACTGAGGTAATTCCGCAACGAAACTGTTCATATAATGTGTTGAAGTGGCACAGAAAAGGTGTTTTTGGTTGGCGATACTACCTAGTGGCAAAACCCGTCGAAACATCTTCTCATATATCCACGGATCCCGTTTTTGAACTTCATGTTCCTACTGTATATCTACCGTTCAAAGGAATGGGGCGTGTTCCGGTTTAGTTAGACTACCAGTACTTCATTGTTCAACGTATCCATAGCCAGCGTTCGTTGGTCTTTGTTCAAACGCTTCATAGTAACTACCTATGTTCAAAGACCGTTTTAGAATATATTTCTTGTACTGTGATTGGCAAAGTAGCGAAGCAGaatcccccccttttttttgtattaAAGATATTTATGTAAAAAACGCGTCCAAAATGATATTAACTTTGCAAAGGCACAATGGCGATCTATAGCCGGTCTGATGGTCATCAAGACTTTTGAAGCCCTAGAGTGACTATAAGTGGCGTAAACTCTCGCTCGCAAAGAAAAGCTACTGTTAAAACGTGGAAAAGCGTTTATCGCGACGCAAACTCAAGATTTCAAGTAGCATATAATAAGCTGACATTATACTATTTCGGGAAAGATTGTTAGCAAGCATAAAGGTAAAAGTAGATGTTTTGGACTTACACCGTAACAATTGATAGGGCGAAGGTGGCCTCCTGCATGCGACATGACTCTCGAACACTAGGCAATCCGCATCGGGGCGTGATATCCCCAAAAGGAGTATCAGCATAACCTCTGCATTTTCTAGCAGCTTGTTTATACACGGTAGCAATGAATATGTTGGATGCTATATGAAAAGCTTCACGAATGATccaaaaaaaagttatttcgGGCCTCTGGATCGTTACTAAACGAGTCAAAGCGACTGATCACAACACATGCAATCGCAAAACCTTCGGCGACAACAATGCTTCGGTTGACGTGAAGGTCATGAGAATTCATATAACCCAAAAAAATAGAGTTCATTGTAAGAATACCCAACATGATATGGCATTTCGCCTCGTGTGTTACCCATCTAATAAACATTTTGCAGTCTCTGAACTTGGCGCTTGCTTTCTTATGCTTTGTAATGGTACGATTCTGCAGAGTGAAGTTGGACTGCTGCTCAGGCTAATATGTAGATGGCGCAGGCGGACGAGTAGTAAGAGATGTAGAGGAGGATTAAACGCAGGTTggttgaagagagaaaagtggCTGGAGAGCCTTTTGTGCCGGAACAAAAATTGTTGAAGGCTGTGTAACTAATGGTGTGTTTTCCGATTGAAGAAATACGCCTCTATAAATAGTTGAAGGTGCCAGAAGTAATTCCGTAACGGAACAGTTCGTTTAATGTGCGGGAGGTGGGATCGAAAAGTTGTTTTCGTTTGGCGATACTGTAAAGTGGCGAAACTTGTTAAGAGGCTGTTCAAAAATTAGGCTACCAACTGTTCGCCGCCTGGTTTATACGTGGTCGGAGTTCTTTGATCCTTGCTCATACGCTTCTTAGTAGACATGTATCTTCAAAGAATGTGTTGGAACCCACTTACTGCACAACAAGTTGGAATTAGCGAAGCAGAGTGTTCTTTCATGTCCGTATAAAAATCATCTCTATAGTGGAACTCGTTTTACCAAGGCATACTAGCGATCTGCGCAACTCAAAGACACGTCTAATATCTACTATTCATTTCTTCATAACAAAGCCTTTGCCGGGAAAGAACTCCGTTCTAATTTTGaattctttgttctttgcaATAGGCTGGCATGTTGCGACATCGCCATCAAGGTTAGCGTCCAGTCAAAGCTCCGGTGATTAGGGCAGTCAAACAGCCATTTGGCTGTTTCCGGAATTTTAGTTTGCAAATAACTAatcctttgtttcttcatcagaAATACACTTGTTCCAAATGCCTATGGAGAGATGAGCTTCTGAATGGAACAAGTCGGCCCCAGTAACTCTGCATCCCATCTCTCCATCACAAAACAAgtcatcaccaccaagccGTCCACCATCGATGCACCGATGGGATACCTATCCGGACAAGATTCTagttgttgatgctgcgTTGCTTTAttaaaaagacaaaaggtTATTCTAGCTTGGCTTTGTATATAACGCTCTCCAGAGCAAACATTCATATCCGCTCATACGTCCCATGAATTGTATAATCCTTCTTTGGCCCATTGACCGTATACTCTATGCTCCACTTCTTCAAATTCACCTTGTTAAACGCAAATTCGTACTTGACATTGTAGTAGTCATCAATGCAAAGATGCCCAGCCTTTGCCTTCCACCCCTCGTTTTCGCGTCTCCTATTATCCCCGGACGGCGGAGACTCGAATTCAATCTCATGAAAGAGATAGTCTGCTCGCTTCTGGTCGTCGGGCTTAGCAAACCATACGCTGATGGCATCTTTCTTGGAGTCGTAGCGCCAGATGTAGCGTCGAGTTGCTCTAAATCCGAAACCAGCGGCTGTTTTAAACTCTCCGTCTTCGACGTAAAGGTACTCTAGgtcctcgccgccatcttcatcacaacTAACAGTGCTGTTGGGATCTGCGGCGCATTGGAGGCCCTCAGAAGTTCGCTCACGGAGCAAAAATTGCGCTGTGCCAACAAACTTTCCGCTCGGGTGAGAAGGTAGACGACTGGTAAGATCTCGTTCAAGGCGCCATTCTCCAAGCAGGCTTCTAAAGACACCGCGCGCAACAAACCGTTGAGTCGTGAGGCATTCGATAGAAAGGTCTCGAGTCTGCTTCAGCGACTTTTCGGCCTCCTCTTTCgctgcagcatcgtcgcTTGGAGAAGGATATCTTGCAGGCGTGAGTGTATCTAGTGGAAGGTTGTTTCGGGAGAGCGTAGGTGTATCCGGCATGATTGATTCGTGCATGGGTATCGACAAAGCTTCAGAAAATTCTTGCATCAAGTACATATAGTCTCCCATAGGGAACTGTGAGAGCCTGGGGTTATCCCGCAAACTGAGAGTTCGCCTGATTGAGTCATCGGCTTGAAGCTTGCGCCGGAGTGCATCTGGCAGGCCGTCCGTCTGATTCGACCACAGGTCCGCAATGAATCGGGCATGCATCTGCATGGCTCCCCAGTATGGGGACCTATAAAATCCCACAAATCCGAGATTTGGGACATCTGGATGGTGGGTGCCGTGAAACGCCAAGGCAAGAGCTTGGTTATAGTGTCGCGGAGAGTGTTGAAGCGTAGCAAGGACATCTTGCGGCAGGAAATCGACACAGGGTGACGGGTCAAAGCCAGTAGCAAGGataacagcagcaatatcaTCGATCTGAGCATCATTGTCATCCAATGTCACAAGATCATTCTCCAGAGAGATGACCTTGCCGAAAGACAAAGTGATCATTCCGGATCTTACAAACTCGGTGTACCAATCGCTGACAGCTAGGTAGGCCGGCtggtttctttcttcatcattgggcatcaacaaggaagagaattGCTCTTGGTCACCGAGTGAGGCCTCAAAGATGGTGTGCACCATATTGGCATGCTCTTCGCTTATATGACCCTGCGTATTCTCCAATGGCCGAGGACGGTTGTTGATATTATAAGAACCTAGGTCCAAGGGCGCGAAAGGAGCTGATGAAAACGTCGGCTGGTGTCTGTCAGTAATCTGCTAGATGGCGGAGGAGAGACAAGGCATTTTACCTCTGGAGAAGTAAATAGAGGAAACACCCATATAGGACGCTGAATTGCATGATAAATAGAATATTTATCAGTCCCAGCAATTTCCGACTCTTTTGGAGAGTTGACAGCAGCTGAGAGATGGCTTGCAACAGTACCCGCAATCTCGACGCCGGACATTTGACCTCCGACAATGAGAATCTTGCCTCCCTTTTCCCTGCCCTCGCCCAAAAGCCCTTTCAAATCCCGGTACTGGCTGCTGTGGATGATAGGAATCGACGTGTTTGCGTTCTTGAAGCACTCGGGAATGATGGGCCTGCCGAAGTATCCAGTAGCCACGATGAGGTGGTCAAAGTCTCTCGATTCCTCGCTGCCCTCCGATTGGATGTGTACCTTCCAGCCCTCTGATCCATCATTTCGCTTCTCAGCTTTTGCAACACGGCTCTTCAGCTGAAGTTCAAAGTCGGGATGGCCGTCGAGATATCTGCTCTGATACTGCTCCAGGTACTTGCCAACCTGCCACGCGCGAGGGAATTGAGGCGCGCTGTCCTCCCAAGCCAAGTCGCTGAACTGCACCGTGTGTCTGCTCTGGTTTGCAACCATCAACGGATGGACTAGACGGCCTGAATCGGTCTTTGAGGTTGGCCATAGACCACCGATGGCGGCCTGGCTGTCAAAGACGCTGACCTTGAAGTGGCCCTTGGGAGCATTGTGAAGAAGCGTCTTGGCAGCGACGAGGCCGGAGGGCCCAGCACCTGCAGGTCATTAGAACTGATCAAAAGAGACGGAGATTTTGGTTTGTAGCTTACCCACAATGCAAACAGTTTTGGACATGACTCGACGGAGACCCCTGCACGAGCTCAAGCCCATGTAACTCTGATCTTGACAAAATGCAGGCAAGGATGAGACGCGAATGCGGGTGAGGGGCAGCCAAGGTGCGATGTGAATGAGCGCTTTGCACTATGTAAACAAAGACtgcctgctgcagccaagTAACTGATTGTTATAATCAATTGAGACTATGAAGTCATCAATCTCTTCGCAACGCGTGAAACCGTCCCGCGTTGCACAAGCTTCAGACAGAGCTCCCGCGTGTCAGAGTGCCGCTGAGATCAGAGGCTGCATGCTGACATAAGACAGGCTCATTCCTTGCTAAAGTTCACAGAATTTTCAAACTCCGATCGAGAAaacttcacagcatttttgaCCTGCCCCAAGGCAAGGCATGGGTCTTGTCAAATGATCCCTTTTCGGATACTCTGCGGGCAGGGcacttcacagcatttttaacctGCCCCGAACCAAGTCACAATGTCTTGTCGAATGATCCCTTTTCAGAGATATTAGCGAGGGCGGACACTgcacagcatttttaacctGCCCCAAACCAAGTCACGTCTTGTATAGGCACAGAGGGTGTTATTGTtcaactactagtagcttcATCACAATACGCAACACCATTAATGTTACCGTTTATGATTCTCGTCAGCAGTGAGATATGTCTGACTGACTACCATCCTTTTTCCTAAACCCCGCGCGTGCAGCACTGGTACTACAATTTGTACTCGTTGTACCCTATATGTCCTCGGCATATAGTCCTTCACAGCATTCTTAACTCTTTCCAAAGCTATAAACTAGGTAATCTTTTCAGGGCAAAACATCCAGgccttcacagcattttgaAGCTCGCCCGAGGTTTGGTCCCTTGACTTATTCAAAACCTGGGCAGCCTACTGTAACTGGCTTATTTTTCCGATTTCACAGCATTCGCAAGTCTTCTTGAGATGTTTATTAGCACCTACTTAGGTACTAGCAGAATGCAGCATCTAGCCCCTTGATATATTGCTGTCCTGCATGCGTACTCCACACGCTTCAGTACCTATGtattcacagcatttttaatctCTATCGAACGCCGAAGAGTCTGTTTACGTATTCCACTGCTAAaggccgccagcagccacaagCCCGCACCTCTCCAACCGTCTTTTCATACCTCGGTAGAACAAGTACCCAGCCGATGCTTTTCAATCTTCAATCGCCTCAACCACTCTCCTTCGGCTTTAACAAGGCTCCCATTCATCTCACTCGGGAAGTGCCGTGCAACTCTAAATGCTTCCATGCCCCGCCCCCGCACTAACCCCGAAAATGAAGCCATCAGTGTCGTCATCTGCGTCTTGCGTGATCCCATTCCGACGGAATAGCTATCATGAAGCTTTATTGGCGTCATTCTACTGGATTTGATCTTGGTATATAACATCTAGAGTCTTTACCTTTATAACAATTCGAGCTACTATAGAGACCAAATATACATCACTTTACTTTCCCAACCACCTGTCAATCCACATATCCAATTCATCTACAGACGTCCAAAATGGCTTCTCCCCGCCACGTCCTCATCCTAGGCGGCCACGGCAAAATCGCCCAGCTCCTCacccccctcctcctcaagcGCTCCTGGGCCGTAACCAGCGTCATccgcaaagaagagcaagtccCCGCCGTCAAGAAGCTCGGCGCCGGCCTCCCCGGCAAACTGCAAGTGCTCGTGCGCAGCATCGAGGCCGTCGACACgcaggaaaaggcagcaagCATCCTGGACGAGGTCAACGCCGATTACGTTGCCTGGAGTGCCGGTCAGTAAACAAGAACAAAATTCTATTTCTCGGTTCATGCTAACCAATGCATACTCAAACACAGGCGCTGGAGGTAAATACGGCACCGAAGGCACATTCCGCATCGACCGCGACGCCGCCATCCACttcatcaacgccgccgccgccaagcccTCCATCAGccgcttcctcctcgtctccTATAGCGGCTCCCGCCGCAAAAGCCGCTCCCTGGTGGCCCGCCAGCGACTGGCAAGAGTACAACGAAAAGGTCAACAACGGCCCCTTGGCGACGTACTACCAggccaagctcgccgccgaCGAGGTCCTGTACGAGGTTTCCAAGACGAGCCGGACGCTGGTGGGCATCGACTTGCGTCCTGGCGCATTGACAGAGGACCCCGTGGGCAAGGTCGAACTGGGTAAGACTAAAACAGTCAAAGGAAATATTCCCAGAGAGTCGGTAGCGCACGTAATAGACAGGGTACTTGCGGCGGAGGGTGTCAAGAGCGGGTGGTTGGATTTGCACGAGGGCGAAGTTGATATTGATGaagctgtcgctgctgcagtCCGCGATGGCGTCGATGCGGCCGAGGGTGAAGATATATACGCCAAGTATAACTAGGAACAAGATACTAGAAAGCCTGAACAATCAAATGTTTAAAAAGACGATGAGATCAAATTCTATCGGTATTGATTGCAACTAACATCCCTTTCTACCGATTCCCTAATATGCTGCAATCGAATACCACAATCTGAAAGAAGCTACTTTCCCATAAACATCGACATCTACCCTCGCGGAGACAACTTGCTAAATGCTGAATAGTAATACGTGACAAGTATACCACAAGTATCTCACTTCATAGCTTGGAGTGTTGTCGCCTAAGAACCTAGATGGAACCGCTTCTATAAAGCTGCTCTGACAACTCTATTTCGTCACAATCGTAAGCTCGCGACGTCTGGCTTCGTGAAATCATGGGTAACTCGATCGTGTTTCTGTTACCGTAAGCCATGGGGTCCACGCTGTCGCTCATCTCTGTAGCATTCTGGTAGTTTCGATGCCGCTTTGTCCAAACCTTTGCGGTCAAAGCCTTCAGCTCTTCACAAACGGTCTTCTAGCTCGTGGTGAAGTAAATCAAGGCGTTCCATACTCCCTGTAGCGGCAACACGCAACCGCTGGCAACACTGAGCTGAAAGTTGACGCGGCCATGATATGTGAGGCTATAGAGCCGGTTGACAGAGCTCGGGATCCAGGTGATCAGAATCGCAAACCCAAATATGAAACTCGTGCGTAAATAAGCCATCTTGACCGGATCCAATCGCTTCAACTTGAGAGATGCATTTGATCTGACGTGTCGCAAACGTGAGAAAAATGTACTTTGTGGCTCTGGTTGTCTAGCGGTTATTGTTGCATATCGCTGGGGCGTGTTACCAAATGCTTCTGGAGAATAATAGCCCAATCCGTGTACTGGTACCCACGATTGGCCGTATGATACAATAGTAGGACCATGAGCATATATGGCTGGAGGAATCGCAGGTAGGCCAGGGTAGTCATTCTCAGGGGTGATGGATGTGACCTGGACTTCAGTAGTGGCAGTGCCATAATGGTCTATTTTTCGCGTGAGGCTCTAGAGAAGGGATCAGCATGTCGAAGCACAAAGATGGTGGAGAGTGAAGGTGTGTACTTCTTCGGCAGAGTCTCCGGCATCACTAGCTGCACGCATATTGCtcatttttcttattcttgtAATCGGCCTTGTAAGCTTTCGCAAGCGGTTGCGGTGGTGAAATACCTGATATCCCACAGCGACGTAGATCAAGATGGATCCGAAGATGCAGATCCAGATGGGGATATAGTATGCATAGAGGCGGACCAGGCTCCAGTTAGAATCAATCCAACACCAAAGCTAGCGAAACATTAGCATCTACATGGATGGCATCGGTTGGATCCGATTGTCATACCGCTGCATTCCCAAAGACAGGGCCCTTTGTATCGTCGTGGATAGAGACCAAGACTACGGCAGGGATCAGGGGGCCGCCAAAACAGATGATACAGTAGATCCAGATGCGCTTTCGAAAGACGGCCGGGTTAGcattgttgaagaagacgaggaagacgtTGAAAGCCATGGCGAAAGACCACCATGGATCAGATTGCATGAACCTATATGCGGCAAAGTTCGTTAATCATCCGGCTCCTATACGTCAGGATAGCAAGAGTTACAACGCACCACTCG is a window encoding:
- a CDS encoding uncharacterized protein (EggNog:ENOG41~TransMembrane:1 (i153-173o)) — encoded protein: MSSTVSQCSSEKDRGALPEMDSKSRASFLSLPTEIHLQISEMLIYPDALSLKYTSRYFHSFVDTGIELKVEWLVERRRLHLECPNSKRCDLGTDLRFCRGSVPLLMKRRREHIECESRPGLGCIIYGTPTCPNRKRGMKAWQRWLETKFTIELRWVLVALLVVLCSWLCTFLWQ
- a CDS encoding uncharacterized protein (EggNog:ENOG41), whose protein sequence is MGLSSCRGLRRVMSKTVCIVGAGPSGLVAAKTLLHNAPKGHFKVSVFDSQAAIGGLWPTSKTDSGRLVHPLMVANQSRHTVQFSDLAWEDSAPQFPRAWQVGKYLEQYQSRYLDGHPDFELQLKSRVAKAEKRNDGSEGWKVHIQSEGSEESRDFDHLIVATGYFGRPIIPECFKNANTSIPIIHSSQYRDLKGLLGEGREKGGKILIVGGQMSGVEIAGTVASHLSAAVNSPKESEIAGTDKYSIYHAIQRPIWVFPLFTSPEPTFSSAPFAPLDLGSYNINNRPRPLENTQGHISEEHANMVHTIFEASLGDQEQFSSLLMPNDEERNQPAYLAVSDWYTEFVRSGMITLSFGKVISLENDLVTLDDNDAQIDDIAAVILATGFDPSPCVDFLPQDVLATLQHSPRHYNQALALAFHGTHHPDVPNLGFVGFYRSPYWGAMQMHARFIADLWSNQTDGLPDALRRKLQADDSIRRTLSLRDNPRLSQFPMGDYMYLMQEFSEALSIPMHESIMPDTPTLSRNNLPLDTLTPARYPSPSDDAAAKEEAEKSLKQTRDLSIECLTTQRFVARGVFRSLLGEWRLERDLTSRLPSHPSGKFVGTAQFLLRERTSEGLQCAADPNSTVSCDEDGGEDLEYLYVEDGEFKTAAGFGFRATRRYIWRYDSKKDAISVWFAKPDDQKRADYLFHEIEFESPPSGDNRRRENEGWKAKAGHLCIDDYYNVKYEFAFNKVNLKKWSIEYTVNGPKKDYTIHGTYERI
- a CDS encoding uncharacterized protein (EggNog:ENOG41), which gives rise to MHTQTQALEVNTAPKAHSASTATPPSTSSTPPPPSPPSAASSSSPIAAPAAKAAPWWPASDWQEYNEKVNNGPLATYYQAKLAADEVLYEVSKTSRTLVGIDLRPGALTEDPVGKVELGKTKTVKGNIPRESVAHVIDRVLAAEGVKSGWLDLHEGEVDIDEAVAAAVRDGVDAAEGEDIYAKYN
- a CDS encoding uncharacterized protein (EggNog:ENOG41~TransMembrane:7 (o29-46i55-75o103-120i129-150o178-203i347-364o384-404i)); translated protein: MHPPPHDTSGSELSATQIEILITIERTGAGLSMVAITLTLLSFLLFKRLRTTPNLFIVLASIANAGASIASMIGYDGLDKGEESTLCQGQGFIFEWFMQSDPWWSFAMAFNVFLVFFNNANPAVFRKRIWIYCIICFGGPLIPAVVLVSIHDDTKGPVFGNAALWCWIDSNWSLVRLYAYYIPIWICIFGSILIYVAVGYQVFHHRNRLRKLTRPITRIRKMSNMRAASDAGDSAEESLTRKIDHYGTATTEVQVTSITPENDYPGLPAIPPAIYAHGPTIVSYGQSWVPVHGLGYYSPEAFGNTPQRYATITARQPEPQSTFFSRLRHVRSNASLKLKRLDPVKMAYLRTSFIFGFAILITWIPSSVNRLYSLTYHGRVNFQLSVASGCVLPLQGVWNALIYFTTS